The Fusobacterium sp. SYSU M8D902 genome segment AAGGAACATTGGAAAAAAGACTTCCTGCAATGTATAGAATGTTCAAAAAGTTTGGTATAGATATGACTAAAGAGCCTATCTTAATCTATCCAACTCTTCACTATCAAAATGGAGGACTTTTAATCAATGAGTTTGGAGAGACAAAAATAGAAAATCTATATGTTGCTGGAGAGTGTGCTGGTGGTATACATGGTAGAAATAGATTAATGGGTAACTCTCTATTAGATATAATAGTATTTGGTCGTAGAGCTGGTAAAAATGCTGGAAAAAGAAGTAAGAGTGTGGTAATAAAAGATTTAACTCTTGGACATGTGGCTGACTATCACAAGGAGTTAATTAAAAATGGTATCGAAACTGACAGAGTTTCTCCACTTTTACTACCTCGTTATAGACACGGAGCAGATAAATAATTTTAATACCATAAATTTTTAAATTAACTATAACTATATTATCTAAGGGGGAATAGAATGAATTTTATTGTGGCAATTTTAATTATTTTAATTGTAGGATATTTAATTGTTAAAAAATACCATGCTCAAGGAGTTTTAATCTTAGGTGGAGCAGCTCTACTTCTTGGGGGTATAATCTTGAATGATACCCCTGTGATGGCTAAAAGTGCTACTGGATCCCTATATTTAGATATTTTTGCTCAATTGAGTAAAAACTTTATAAAAACTTCTGGTAGTCTTGGTTTAGCTATAATGATTGTATCAGCTTTTGCTAAGTATATGGATCATATTGGAGCTAGTAATGCTCTAGTAAAAGTTTCTATTAAGCCTTTACAAAAATTGAACTCACCATACATAGTTTTAGCTCTATCATACATAGTTGGACAGATATTAAATGTCTTTATCCCAAGTGCTTCAGGATTAGGTGTATTATTGATGGTAACTGTATATCCTATCCTTGTATCATTAGGGGTATCTCCACTATCAGCCACTGCAGTTATAGGGACTGCTGCTTGTTTAGATCTAGGACCTGCTTCTGGAAATGCTGTCCTTGCTTCAAAAACTGCCGAAATGGATGCAGCTCTTTATTTTGCTAACTATCAGATACCTGTTGCACTAATAACAATAGTTGTTATTACAGTTTTACACTATCTTGTAAATAAAAAAATGGATAGTAGTTTAGAGATATCAAAAGATGATGCAAAAGTTGAAAATCAAGGGAGTGAAAAAGTGGTTCCTAAATTCTATGCACTTCTTCCTATAATTCCACTTTTGATAATACTTACATTCAGCCCACTAACTGGAAGTAC includes the following:
- the dcuC gene encoding C4-dicarboxylate transporter DcuC; translated protein: MNFIVAILIILIVGYLIVKKYHAQGVLILGGAALLLGGIILNDTPVMAKSATGSLYLDIFAQLSKNFIKTSGSLGLAIMIVSAFAKYMDHIGASNALVKVSIKPLQKLNSPYIVLALSYIVGQILNVFIPSASGLGVLLMVTVYPILVSLGVSPLSATAVIGTAACLDLGPASGNAVLASKTAEMDAALYFANYQIPVALITIVVITVLHYLVNKKMDSSLEISKDDAKVENQGSEKVVPKFYALLPIIPLLIILTFSPLTGSTIKIGVIEAMFMSITLSMIIEGIRRKAFKSTLAELKIIFTSMGNQFANVITLIVAGEFFALGLTKIGVINALIESTKSAGLGAQPMILVMTAIIVVSSILMGSGNAPFFAFAALAPAVANSVGLNPIIMLMPMQLSAGIARSVSPITAVIVAVAGISGVSPFDVVKRTAIPMLGGLITVLLSNMIFFG